A stretch of the Romeriopsis navalis LEGE 11480 genome encodes the following:
- a CDS encoding bifunctional pantoate--beta-alanine ligase/(d)CMP kinase, with product MRQFTATAALRCFLEQCRINGGDIGFVPTMGALHAGHRSLIERAKQENSWVVVSIFVNPLQFGPNEDFDQYPRTLAADRALCEQIGVDVIFTPAPDDLGVLAPSPTQVMPPASMQSGLCGASRPGHFDGVATIVTKLLNIVQPTRAYFGQKDAQQLAILQRVVQDLNINTTLVPCPIVRESSGLALSSRNQYLSDAEKAQAPQIYAGLSAAEQLFRQGERQSRKLIGQVESQLATAPKIVLEYVELVDSETLTPLSEVSKTGLLAVAARLGKTRLIDNVLLRTRKPIVAIDGPAGAGKSSVTKMVAQQLGLFYLDTGAMYRSITWLVMNSDVRLTDEPGIAELANQATIEVTETYVKVNDQDVTQAIRTPEVTANVSAIAAQGAVRQVLVRQQQEAAARGGVILEGRDIGTHVFPDAELKIFLTATPAERARRRQKDLERMGQPAEDLAALEQSIAERDAKDSNRLIAPLRKASDAVEVVTDGMTIEQVVAKLVAMYRSVAG from the coding sequence TGCGCCAATTTACTGCAACTGCTGCCCTGCGCTGCTTTTTAGAACAATGTCGGATCAACGGCGGGGATATTGGCTTTGTGCCGACAATGGGTGCACTCCACGCGGGCCATCGCAGTTTGATCGAACGCGCCAAGCAGGAAAATTCCTGGGTGGTGGTGAGTATTTTCGTGAATCCTTTGCAGTTTGGTCCGAATGAAGATTTTGACCAATATCCACGCACTTTGGCCGCCGATCGTGCCCTCTGTGAGCAAATTGGCGTTGATGTCATCTTTACACCCGCGCCAGACGATCTCGGTGTACTAGCCCCATCGCCCACCCAAGTCATGCCGCCTGCATCCATGCAATCGGGATTATGCGGCGCGAGTCGGCCCGGGCATTTTGATGGGGTAGCGACGATCGTTACGAAGCTGCTGAATATTGTGCAACCGACCCGCGCCTATTTTGGCCAAAAAGATGCACAGCAATTGGCGATTTTGCAGCGGGTGGTGCAGGATTTGAATATCAATACAACGCTCGTGCCCTGTCCGATTGTCCGCGAATCCAGTGGCCTGGCCCTGAGTTCCCGGAATCAATACCTCAGCGATGCCGAAAAAGCCCAAGCGCCCCAAATTTACGCCGGTTTGTCTGCCGCTGAGCAACTCTTCCGCCAAGGGGAACGTCAATCTCGTAAGTTGATTGGGCAAGTGGAATCGCAACTTGCGACGGCACCTAAAATTGTCTTGGAATATGTTGAGTTAGTTGATTCCGAAACACTAACCCCATTGTCAGAAGTATCAAAAACTGGATTGCTAGCAGTCGCCGCACGTCTGGGTAAAACGCGGTTGATTGATAACGTTTTGCTGCGTACACGGAAACCGATCGTGGCGATCGATGGCCCCGCTGGCGCCGGGAAGTCCAGTGTGACCAAAATGGTGGCGCAGCAGTTAGGGCTGTTCTATCTGGATACCGGGGCGATGTATCGATCGATTACCTGGCTTGTGATGAATAGCGATGTCCGTCTTACCGATGAACCCGGCATTGCGGAGTTGGCGAACCAAGCGACGATCGAGGTGACGGAAACCTATGTCAAGGTGAATGACCAAGATGTGACGCAAGCGATTCGCACCCCAGAAGTAACGGCGAATGTCTCCGCGATCGCGGCGCAGGGAGCAGTGCGGCAGGTGCTCGTCCGTCAGCAGCAGGAAGCGGCGGCCCGCGGCGGCGTGATTCTCGAAGGTCGTGATATTGGTACCCATGTCTTTCCCGATGCCGAGCTGAAAATTTTCCTCACCGCCACGCCAGCGGAACGTGCCCGGCGGCGACAGAAGGATCTAGAACGCATGGGGCAACCCGCAGAAGATTTAGCCGCTTTAGAGCAGTCGATTGCTGAGCGTGATGCCAAGGATAGTAACCGATTGATTGCTCCGTTACGCAAAGCATCCGATGCGGTCGAAGTCGTGACGGATGGGATGACAATCGAGCAGGTCGTCGCAAAGTTGGTTGCGATGTATCGATCGGTTGCGGGTTAG